A part of Paenibacillus sp. sptzw28 genomic DNA contains:
- a CDS encoding VOC family protein, producing the protein MKIIVTSIFVQDQEKALEFYSKTLGFVKKEDVPVGEFRWITLVSPDEQDGTELLLEPNDHPAAKEYQKKIFADGIPATMFGVGDIHKKYKQLLENGVKFTIEPTKMGEVTIAVFDDTCGNLIQIVQK; encoded by the coding sequence ATGAAAATCATTGTTACCAGCATATTCGTACAAGATCAAGAGAAGGCACTGGAGTTTTATTCAAAAACGCTGGGGTTTGTGAAAAAGGAAGATGTCCCCGTCGGAGAATTTAGGTGGATAACGCTTGTTTCTCCCGACGAGCAAGACGGTACCGAGCTTTTACTCGAACCAAATGACCATCCTGCCGCCAAAGAGTATCAAAAGAAGATATTTGCTGATGGAATCCCAGCAACAATGTTTGGCGTTGGCGATATTCATAAAAAGTACAAACAATTATTGGAAAACGGCGTGAAGTTTACTATTGAGCCGACAAAAATGGGCGAAGTCACAATAGCCGTCTTCGACGATACGTGCGGCAACCTTATTCAGATAGTGCAGAAGTAA
- a CDS encoding AraC family transcriptional regulator — translation MSERIYKQQEELAKLIERYSGRDGVHATAIPSLFFTRRSNVTGSNFGVYNPSFCIVVQGVKEVLLAQERFRYGPADYLVASVDLPVTGQVIEASSQVPYLSLKLEFTSSQILEILSDSEIRVGPKENTNRGMFVSRMELSLLDAVIRLARLLDKPKDIPVLAPLITKEILYRVLQGQHGVVLEQIAIEGSSTKRIRDVIEQIMNNYDRSFRIQELAEIANMSVSSLHRHFKEVTAMSPIQFQKQLRLQEARRLLLSESTDAAEVAFRIGYESPSQFSREYSRMFGFSPIQDIKRLRAINA, via the coding sequence ATGTCTGAACGAATATATAAACAGCAGGAGGAGCTTGCCAAACTCATTGAGCGTTATTCAGGGCGGGACGGTGTTCACGCGACTGCTATACCGTCTTTATTTTTCACTCGTAGATCTAATGTTACTGGATCAAATTTCGGAGTTTACAATCCTTCCTTTTGCATTGTCGTACAGGGTGTGAAGGAGGTATTGCTGGCACAGGAGCGCTTTAGATATGGTCCTGCCGATTACCTTGTTGCATCCGTTGATTTACCGGTTACCGGGCAAGTCATTGAAGCCTCTTCCCAGGTTCCGTATTTGTCTCTCAAACTTGAATTTACCTCGAGTCAAATCTTAGAGATTTTAAGCGATTCTGAAATTCGAGTTGGCCCGAAAGAAAACACTAATCGAGGTATGTTTGTCAGCCGGATGGAATTATCTTTGTTGGATGCGGTAATTAGGCTAGCTCGTTTGCTAGACAAACCTAAGGATATACCAGTACTTGCTCCTCTCATCACGAAGGAAATTCTCTACAGGGTTCTGCAAGGGCAGCATGGGGTTGTGCTTGAACAAATTGCAATAGAAGGAAGCAGTACCAAACGAATCAGAGACGTTATCGAACAAATCATGAATAACTATGATAGGTCTTTTCGGATTCAGGAGCTTGCGGAAATAGCGAATATGAGTGTTTCTTCGCTTCATAGGCACTTTAAAGAGGTAACCGCTATGAGCCCTATTCAGTTCCAAAAACAACTGAGACTACAGGAAGCACGGCGTCTGTTATTATCCGAGTCAACAGATGCCGCGGAGGTCGCATTCCGGATAGGCTATGAAAGTCCGTCGCAATTCAGCCGTGAATATTCCCGAATGTTTGGTTTTTCACCTATTCAAGATATTAAGCGCCTAAGGGCAATAAATGCATGA
- a CDS encoding SDR family oxidoreductase has protein sequence MDTQGKYTVITGASSGIGYATAKAFAKRKKNIILVARRENNLNELKREILQEIPELDIVIKAVDVSVSQNAHHLYRELNPYRIETWINNAGFGSYGSVSGQDLEKIGTMLRLNVEALTIFSSLYVRDYRDVEGTQLINISSAGGYTIVPTAVIYCASKFFVSAFTEGLAHELKAANAKLQAKVLAPAATKTEFGKVANSTSEYDYDKIFSTYHTSDEMANFLLQLYDSNMTVGRVDREAFEFKLSEPIFAYAGNSQNNQKVQANENTSQF, from the coding sequence ATGGATACACAGGGTAAATATACAGTTATTACCGGAGCAAGCTCTGGTATAGGTTACGCGACAGCTAAGGCTTTCGCAAAACGCAAGAAAAATATCATACTTGTTGCTCGCCGTGAAAACAATCTGAACGAACTGAAAAGAGAAATCTTGCAGGAAATTCCTGAGTTAGATATTGTGATAAAAGCAGTCGATGTATCTGTGAGTCAAAACGCCCATCATCTGTATCGAGAGTTAAATCCGTATCGAATCGAAACATGGATTAATAATGCAGGTTTCGGTAGCTATGGCAGTGTGTCCGGTCAAGACTTGGAGAAGATTGGAACCATGCTGCGCCTAAACGTGGAAGCCCTAACTATCTTTTCGTCCTTGTATGTACGTGACTATAGAGACGTGGAAGGTACACAATTAATCAATATATCTTCTGCTGGTGGATACACAATCGTGCCAACGGCTGTTATCTACTGTGCTTCCAAGTTTTTTGTTAGTGCATTTACCGAGGGATTGGCCCATGAACTGAAAGCCGCCAATGCAAAATTACAAGCTAAAGTTTTGGCTCCTGCAGCAACCAAAACCGAATTTGGAAAAGTGGCAAACAGTACGAGCGAGTATGACTATGACAAAATTTTTAGTACTTACCATACAAGTGATGAAATGGCCAATTTTCTCTTGCAGCTCTATGATAGCAACATGACTGTCGGAAGAGTTGACAGAGAAGCTTTTGAATTTAAACTTAGTGAACCGATTTTCGCATATGCAGGCAATTCTCAGAATAACCAAAAAGTCCAAGCGAACGAGAACACATCTCAATTTTAA
- a CDS encoding O-antigen ligase encodes MELSSSKSKILFVLFASIIVSFITLTGLSNTMQIIFALALLGIILYLIQNQKLFWYFVILIPFLPPYFSYKMGEMPFINGFRILLFILIYDQLILKQRISNLVNAIKGDKFKIAILIYATCILIPAFVRMYSMQDASNLVSSITIIVEKVLLYYLILMNIHIEVEKIGDKQKFLHKFLHTISIVAFILSVFGVIEFLAQFNIFSLLDVSNFEGLKYSQFIRSGHLRVSSSFAHSLGYSMYLIIMIPLIFYQIKMAKEISKKQYYFYLTLLVLLMLNMFMTLSRSALISLSISLIVFFIFAKLKTKIRFIFLFIYFALPLLTLSVTPFGESIGLSAIGDSVKALSDSLFGTSYVKDFGNNVEPFSFREELIKYAFSQSGLEDFFGKGIGFLRNEPMVFYIPELNPFDVTTSQSVDSYYMLVKLEQGWVGLIATITLFSIIILMMLRYMKYNLFNFVLLLSFVGYLFELTMVADLDTIKYFWILLAVFSAYHNFKEIQTNNPPVICRNERRFAAKETISEKEFTIPETENLRKEESESELVHV; translated from the coding sequence TTGGAATTAAGCAGCTCAAAGTCTAAGATCCTATTTGTTCTTTTTGCTTCCATCATTGTCTCTTTTATAACACTTACGGGGTTATCTAATACTATGCAAATAATATTTGCTCTAGCTTTATTAGGAATCATATTATATCTAATACAAAATCAGAAATTATTTTGGTATTTTGTGATTCTAATCCCATTTTTGCCGCCTTATTTTTCTTATAAGATGGGAGAAATGCCATTTATAAATGGCTTTCGAATCTTATTATTTATTCTTATTTACGATCAACTAATTTTAAAACAACGTATATCCAACCTTGTTAACGCTATAAAAGGTGACAAGTTCAAGATTGCTATCCTTATTTATGCAACATGTATTTTGATCCCTGCGTTTGTTCGGATGTATTCTATGCAGGACGCTTCCAACCTTGTTAGTTCTATTACCATCATTGTTGAAAAGGTACTGTTGTACTATTTAATACTCATGAATATCCATATTGAGGTTGAAAAAATAGGAGATAAACAAAAGTTTCTTCATAAATTCTTACATACGATTTCCATTGTTGCCTTTATTCTTTCTGTGTTCGGTGTCATTGAATTTCTAGCGCAATTTAATATTTTTAGCCTTCTTGATGTTTCAAACTTTGAGGGTCTTAAATATAGTCAATTCATTCGCTCGGGGCATTTGAGAGTAAGCAGTAGCTTTGCACACTCATTAGGGTACAGTATGTATTTAATTATAATGATTCCACTTATCTTCTACCAGATCAAAATGGCAAAGGAGATAAGTAAAAAGCAGTATTACTTCTATCTCACTCTATTAGTCTTACTTATGTTAAATATGTTTATGACCTTATCGAGATCAGCTTTGATTTCCTTAAGTATTTCTCTGATCGTATTCTTCATATTCGCAAAATTAAAGACGAAAATTCGTTTTATTTTCCTTTTCATATATTTCGCACTTCCACTGTTGACTTTAAGTGTTACACCTTTCGGCGAATCAATTGGACTCTCTGCAATCGGAGATAGTGTTAAAGCATTATCTGATTCCCTTTTTGGGACTTCGTATGTTAAAGATTTTGGTAACAATGTAGAACCATTTTCTTTTCGCGAAGAATTAATAAAATACGCCTTTAGTCAAAGTGGATTAGAAGATTTTTTTGGTAAAGGAATTGGGTTCCTCCGAAATGAACCTATGGTGTTTTATATTCCTGAATTAAACCCTTTTGACGTTACAACATCTCAATCAGTCGATAGTTACTATATGCTCGTGAAACTCGAACAGGGATGGGTTGGGTTGATCGCAACGATTACATTGTTTAGCATTATTATTTTGATGATGCTCCGATATATGAAATATAACCTGTTTAACTTTGTCCTTCTTCTTTCTTTTGTGGGGTATTTATTTGAATTAACAATGGTAGCCGACTTAGATACAATTAAATACTTCTGGATTTTGTTAGCTGTTTTTTCTGCCTATCACAACTTCAAAGAGATTCAAACCAATAACCCACCTGTCATATGCCGGAACGAAAGGCGTTTTGCCGCCAAAGAAACCATTTCTGAAAAAGAATTCACTATTCCTGAAACCGAAAATTTACGAAAGGAAGAATCTGAATCTGAATTAGTACATGTATAA
- a CDS encoding DUF2306 domain-containing protein, which yields MFNLVLLIHVTTGSTCLVTGLIAMLSKKKKGRHTVSGEVYHWAYVIVFFTALVMSVLHWKESQYLFYIALFSYGLALLGYLSAKRRWRNWLGTHIGCMLGSYIGIITATLVVNVPRIPVLSDLPALFFWFLPTIIGTPLIFRVGKKYGTRRHIKM from the coding sequence TTGTTTAACTTAGTTTTACTTATTCATGTTACAACTGGTTCTACTTGCTTGGTAACCGGACTAATTGCAATGCTCTCGAAAAAGAAGAAAGGCAGACATACTGTGTCCGGTGAGGTATATCATTGGGCCTATGTCATTGTGTTTTTTACAGCCCTAGTTATGTCAGTTTTGCACTGGAAAGAAAGTCAGTATCTTTTTTATATCGCGTTATTTTCTTATGGACTTGCTTTGCTCGGATACCTGTCTGCTAAAAGGAGATGGAGAAATTGGTTGGGTACTCATATTGGCTGTATGTTGGGTTCGTACATAGGCATCATCACTGCGACCTTGGTAGTAAATGTCCCAAGGATACCAGTATTGAGTGATCTACCGGCGCTATTCTTTTGGTTCTTACCGACGATAATAGGGACTCCTTTGATATTTAGAGTCGGGAAGAAGTATGGAACTCGGAGACATATTAAGATGTAA
- a CDS encoding GNAT family N-acetyltransferase — MFPILETKRLLLREITNHDAEGVFACFSNEDVTRYYGQDKLESIEQAKQLVAFFSRNYNEKRGMRWGIEIKDTEGIIGTIGFNAWAPKHRRAELGYEIHPKHWRKGYASEAITEITSYGFKDLHLNRIGAVVFIENEGSNNLLTKLGFQKEGVLKEYMYQNGIPYTTNVYSLLKSNYQ, encoded by the coding sequence ATGTTTCCTATATTAGAAACAAAAAGACTTTTGTTGCGGGAAATCACAAATCATGATGCCGAAGGAGTCTTTGCTTGTTTTTCCAATGAGGATGTTACGCGATATTATGGACAAGACAAATTGGAAAGTATAGAACAGGCAAAACAGTTAGTTGCCTTTTTTTCAAGAAACTATAATGAGAAACGTGGCATGCGATGGGGAATTGAAATCAAAGATACAGAGGGAATTATCGGAACTATCGGATTTAATGCTTGGGCCCCAAAGCATAGACGGGCAGAACTAGGGTATGAAATTCATCCTAAGCATTGGCGTAAAGGATATGCATCAGAAGCCATAACAGAAATCACTTCATACGGCTTTAAAGACTTGCATTTGAATCGAATAGGTGCGGTTGTTTTTATTGAAAATGAAGGGTCTAACAATTTATTGACTAAACTAGGCTTTCAAAAAGAAGGTGTTCTAAAAGAATATATGTATCAAAATGGCATTCCATATACTACTAATGTCTACTCTTTGCTAAAATCCAATTATCAATAA
- a CDS encoding MFS transporter — MQQTSNFLTYSPLESIAKRKGYHWFVVFTVCIGAFMAALDASVINLALPSLAQQYHVTMSDIEWISLVYLLTLASLVIPFGRIADLFGRRLMYTAGFSVFLISSLFCGLSPSLTVLLISRVFQAIGAAMLQANSVSIITACTPVGHRGKAIGIQAGAQGIGLSLGPVIGGALLSMGDWRWLFYVNIPIGIAGTILAFLLLPQDQPNRKRETFDYWGFLFLTPALILIVFVLNRGQLAGWSSPVIGLSLFSALIAMTAFIREERRSRSPIMDFELFKDRVFVTGNISSFLSFTVMYGILLLSPFLMESEFHLSIVTAGLYLAVVPIGMTVFTPISGFLADRFGVRFPVVMGMSAVVAGCALLALIRDGNEIGLLLSGLSLLGIGMGIFTPPNNSNIMGSVKPDRLGVAGATLNMSRTLGMGMGVTLSGALFQFALLFLPATKGLNMAAYRLSFVFICFISLAALLITVLRKKTHQRYSEEFIEYYI, encoded by the coding sequence ATGCAGCAGACTTCCAATTTTCTGACGTATTCTCCCCTGGAGAGCATTGCAAAAAGAAAGGGATATCATTGGTTTGTCGTATTTACTGTTTGTATCGGTGCTTTTATGGCGGCTCTTGACGCAAGTGTTATCAATCTAGCGCTTCCGTCGCTGGCTCAACAATACCATGTGACAATGTCCGATATCGAATGGATTAGTCTTGTTTATTTACTTACACTGGCATCTCTTGTCATCCCGTTTGGCAGAATTGCCGATTTGTTCGGGAGGCGATTGATGTATACTGCAGGCTTCTCTGTTTTTCTCATCAGTTCTTTGTTTTGCGGACTTTCTCCTAGTCTTACTGTTTTATTAATTTCACGCGTATTTCAAGCAATTGGCGCAGCTATGCTTCAGGCGAACAGCGTATCGATCATAACGGCTTGTACGCCGGTTGGGCATAGGGGTAAAGCGATTGGGATTCAAGCCGGCGCACAAGGCATAGGTCTTAGTCTTGGGCCGGTTATTGGCGGCGCTCTTCTTTCAATGGGCGATTGGCGATGGCTTTTCTATGTGAATATTCCAATCGGCATTGCTGGTACGATTCTTGCCTTTTTGCTGCTCCCGCAAGATCAGCCTAATAGGAAAAGGGAAACTTTTGATTATTGGGGCTTTCTTTTTCTAACTCCTGCGCTTATACTGATCGTTTTTGTGCTAAATAGGGGACAGTTGGCAGGTTGGTCATCGCCGGTGATTGGGCTGAGTCTGTTCTCCGCACTCATAGCTATGACGGCTTTTATACGGGAGGAGCGTCGCTCGAGATCGCCGATCATGGATTTTGAATTGTTTAAAGACAGGGTGTTTGTAACCGGAAATATCTCGAGCTTCTTATCATTTACGGTCATGTACGGCATACTGCTTCTGAGCCCGTTTTTGATGGAAAGTGAATTCCATTTGAGCATCGTGACGGCAGGACTATATTTGGCTGTCGTCCCGATCGGGATGACGGTTTTTACACCGATTTCAGGATTCTTAGCTGATCGTTTCGGAGTGCGCTTTCCTGTTGTTATGGGAATGAGCGCCGTTGTAGCCGGGTGCGCCTTATTAGCCTTGATTCGGGACGGAAATGAGATTGGACTGCTGTTGTCTGGTCTCTCATTATTGGGGATCGGAATGGGGATTTTTACTCCACCTAATAACAGTAACATCATGGGCAGTGTCAAACCAGACAGACTTGGAGTTGCCGGCGCAACGCTGAACATGAGCCGAACGCTTGGAATGGGTATGGGAGTCACATTAAGTGGTGCGTTATTCCAATTTGCGCTTCTTTTTCTGCCGGCAACGAAGGGATTGAATATGGCCGCTTACCGACTGTCGTTTGTCTTTATATGTTTTATAAGCTTGGCAGCCTTGCTGATTACAGTACTGCGGAAAAAGACACATCAGCGGTATTCGGAAGAGTTTATTGAATACTACATTTAA
- a CDS encoding ROK family protein, translating to MNLLSTHQIASPKKLIYMHIAQQGMTSKAELFPASGMTSSSLTRLLEEMVSEQLLITSGFGPSSGGRRPILYEINPSYGYFFGLEISRRTSTLGFFDAKMNPKSLIRWRMDEAMTPTQLVDYVTRNIRSILLDHRIEPHQVIGIGVGAVGPLERDKGVIIRPLNFPSEGWTDVPICSLLEERTGLPARLENGANAALIGEHWSMRGKNFQHMLYVHAGVGLRSAMMSGGRIVQGSVDMEGAVGQMIIQMDGPRLHDHGNYGAWEAFASVQSLERLARTHAKLGRTDIPGVEHVSPEKITYDMLLQGLSNGNAYARELFTQSAVHFGIGLANLINVFHPEAIILGGTLINAEDRFYHTAIETARRNTYYYPDYEPLFTKGELKEDAVAVGSALMIWRDIMM from the coding sequence ATGAATCTGTTATCAACCCATCAAATCGCTTCGCCCAAGAAGTTAATTTATATGCATATCGCACAGCAAGGAATGACTTCGAAAGCCGAACTTTTCCCTGCTTCCGGAATGACAAGCAGTTCACTGACCCGCTTACTTGAAGAAATGGTGTCGGAGCAATTGCTAATAACCTCCGGTTTCGGTCCGTCCAGTGGCGGCAGAAGGCCGATCTTATACGAGATCAACCCCTCGTACGGCTATTTCTTCGGGCTGGAAATTTCTCGACGGACGTCTACGCTTGGTTTTTTCGATGCCAAGATGAATCCCAAATCTCTCATTCGCTGGCGGATGGACGAGGCCATGACCCCGACTCAGTTGGTCGACTATGTCACGCGTAACATAAGATCCATTCTGCTCGACCACCGCATCGAACCGCACCAGGTCATTGGAATTGGTGTTGGAGCGGTCGGACCGCTTGAACGCGACAAAGGCGTCATTATTCGTCCCCTGAACTTTCCGTCCGAGGGTTGGACCGATGTTCCGATCTGCAGTCTACTGGAAGAACGGACAGGTCTTCCCGCCCGGTTGGAGAATGGCGCGAATGCGGCCTTGATTGGAGAGCATTGGTCAATGCGCGGCAAAAATTTCCAGCATATGCTCTATGTACATGCAGGCGTCGGCCTCCGTTCCGCTATGATGTCAGGCGGTCGTATTGTGCAAGGTTCCGTAGATATGGAAGGTGCGGTTGGACAAATGATTATTCAGATGGACGGTCCCAGGCTGCACGATCATGGAAATTACGGAGCCTGGGAAGCCTTCGCATCCGTACAATCGCTCGAAAGGCTTGCTAGAACCCATGCAAAGTTAGGCCGCACTGATATCCCCGGGGTGGAACACGTGTCACCGGAGAAAATAACATACGACATGCTGCTTCAGGGGCTTTCGAACGGTAATGCCTATGCCCGGGAACTGTTCACGCAGTCCGCCGTTCATTTCGGCATCGGCCTAGCAAACCTAATCAATGTCTTTCATCCGGAGGCGATCATCCTCGGTGGCACCCTGATTAACGCCGAGGACCGGTTCTATCACACCGCCATCGAGACCGCCAGGCGCAATACTTATTATTATCCGGACTACGAGCCGCTTTTTACGAAGGGCGAACTGAAAGAAGATGCCGTCGCCGTTGGGTCTGCTCTAATGATCTGGAGAGACATAATGATGTAA
- a CDS encoding MFS transporter, producing MKPNIKSKESKLLRKQESTTLLMMIFALSVLVAAVTVDMVNPVLPLISEHFEASKAQVSWVVSGVALILAIGVPLYGRMSDFIELKKLFSFAVLILSMGSLICALAPSLPVLVLGRMVQGAGMSAIPVLSVVAISKVFSPGKRGGYLGIIAGCIGVGTAGGPIFGGAVGQFFGWRSLFWFTFLLSIFVVIGALYTLPTIKPTLESGKHRKFDLVGGALLGVIVGLLLFGVTQGETVGFASTSSLGSLMGSLFALVGFVWRIVAVENPFVPPVLFKNRFYVSSVIVAVFSMFAYFSVLVFVPLMVVEENGLSPGQAGMILLPGGAAVAILSPFVGRISDRLGTKRLIISGVTLMGISTLFLSTFASGASPVLVSVGVLGVGIAFALTNSPANNAAVSALTREQVGVGMGIFQGALYLGAGAGAGMIGALLTARHEASNSLNPLYMLDAISYSDAFLAATATLFIALVAAFGLRNDS from the coding sequence ATGAAACCAAATATAAAGTCCAAAGAATCTAAACTGTTACGAAAGCAAGAATCTACAACACTTCTCATGATGATATTCGCACTATCTGTCCTTGTGGCTGCTGTAACGGTGGATATGGTTAATCCAGTTCTTCCTCTTATAAGCGAACATTTTGAAGCTTCGAAAGCTCAAGTGAGCTGGGTAGTGAGTGGCGTAGCACTAATATTGGCGATTGGAGTTCCCCTTTATGGACGCATGTCGGATTTCATCGAGTTGAAGAAGCTGTTTTCTTTCGCCGTATTGATCCTATCGATGGGAAGTCTGATTTGCGCTCTCGCTCCGAGCCTTCCAGTCCTGGTTTTGGGACGAATGGTTCAAGGTGCTGGGATGTCAGCCATACCCGTTCTTTCCGTCGTCGCCATTTCGAAAGTTTTTTCACCGGGAAAACGAGGGGGTTATCTTGGCATAATAGCAGGTTGTATTGGTGTCGGAACAGCCGGAGGTCCGATTTTTGGAGGAGCAGTCGGACAATTTTTTGGTTGGCGATCCTTGTTCTGGTTTACATTTTTGCTGTCCATTTTTGTAGTTATTGGTGCACTCTACACGCTGCCGACGATTAAACCGACCCTGGAGTCCGGAAAGCATAGAAAATTTGATCTCGTCGGAGGAGCATTGCTTGGAGTTATTGTAGGGCTGCTTCTTTTTGGCGTAACACAAGGAGAGACGGTCGGTTTTGCTTCGACCTCTTCATTAGGCAGTCTTATGGGATCTCTATTCGCTTTGGTAGGATTTGTTTGGCGCATTGTCGCAGTAGAGAATCCATTTGTGCCGCCAGTATTGTTTAAAAACAGGTTTTATGTGAGTTCGGTTATTGTAGCCGTTTTTTCGATGTTTGCTTATTTTTCAGTGCTTGTTTTTGTTCCATTGATGGTCGTGGAAGAGAATGGACTTTCCCCCGGACAAGCGGGAATGATCCTTTTGCCGGGAGGTGCGGCTGTGGCGATTCTTTCTCCATTCGTAGGTCGTATTTCAGATCGATTGGGGACGAAACGCCTGATAATTTCTGGGGTGACGTTGATGGGGATTTCAACTTTATTCTTGTCGACCTTTGCCTCCGGAGCTTCTCCTGTTTTAGTTTCAGTGGGTGTCTTGGGCGTGGGGATTGCTTTCGCACTTACGAATTCCCCTGCCAATAACGCTGCGGTAAGCGCGTTAACGAGAGAACAAGTCGGCGTGGGAATGGGAATATTCCAGGGTGCTTTATATCTTGGAGCAGGTGCAGGAGCGGGAATGATTGGGGCATTATTAACCGCTCGTCACGAAGCGTCGAATTCCTTAAATCCCCTATACATGCTGGATGCTATATCTTATTCGGATGCATTTCTGGCGGCGACCGCCACTTTGTTCATCGCCTTAGTAGCAGCATTCGGGTTGCGGAACGACAGCTAG
- a CDS encoding DinB family protein, translated as MNHPIGFQMNMARNWCLDIAESCPAELADVQLEEFSNTIRWQLGHILTVAERMLFQVPFPSVSLPSEFTGWFDSGSKPSDWINQPPSRDELISLLKRQQERFLTLPLELFNVRLDPPFFGFASYGECAGFVIVHESYHAGKMDEMLRVVKQRS; from the coding sequence ATGAATCATCCGATCGGTTTTCAAATGAATATGGCGCGGAATTGGTGCCTCGATATCGCTGAATCGTGCCCCGCAGAACTTGCAGATGTTCAATTGGAGGAGTTCAGTAACACGATCCGTTGGCAGCTTGGGCATATCCTTACAGTGGCGGAGCGGATGTTATTTCAAGTTCCTTTCCCGTCTGTTTCTCTTCCTTCAGAATTCACAGGGTGGTTCGATTCGGGATCGAAGCCAAGCGATTGGATTAACCAACCCCCTAGTAGGGACGAGCTAATTTCGCTGTTGAAAAGGCAGCAAGAACGCTTCCTTACCCTTCCGCTGGAGCTGTTCAATGTTCGTCTGGATCCTCCGTTCTTCGGTTTCGCAAGCTATGGCGAGTGTGCAGGGTTTGTCATTGTTCATGAATCCTACCACGCAGGGAAGATGGATGAGATGCTGCGTGTAGTTAAGCAAAGATCCTGA
- a CDS encoding M50 family metallopeptidase produces the protein MSMQLVISAVVVAIITQIPILHRYTKLLNTFIHEVGHALFSIISFGGVRKIKLNADTSGYAEVVSTWWGGRVITTFAGYPFASLFPSFMLYLLYRGYGEVVLWILTVMICLCALLWLRDLLSLAWAVPLIAGFILAMKFDVNLEWLLYILMTIILVDSVSSSIIIARLSFCNYRSAGDATHLFELTMIPPQFWGAVFVLISIATVGYTALVIAGLVPDYYSNVVGVVATVYRFIANEVT, from the coding sequence ATGAGCATGCAATTGGTCATATCAGCAGTCGTTGTCGCAATTATTACGCAGATCCCTATCTTACATAGATATACCAAGCTCTTAAACACTTTCATACATGAGGTTGGGCATGCTTTGTTCTCCATCATTTCATTCGGAGGAGTTCGGAAAATCAAACTAAATGCAGATACATCTGGATATGCAGAGGTAGTGAGCACCTGGTGGGGAGGCAGGGTAATCACGACATTTGCCGGCTATCCATTTGCCTCGTTATTTCCCTCTTTTATGCTGTATCTCCTGTATAGAGGATATGGGGAAGTCGTTCTGTGGATTCTCACAGTGATGATTTGTCTTTGTGCGTTACTTTGGCTCCGGGATCTATTAAGTCTCGCCTGGGCAGTCCCTTTGATCGCAGGGTTCATTCTGGCAATGAAATTTGATGTGAATTTAGAATGGCTGCTTTATATTTTAATGACCATCATCCTTGTTGACTCTGTAAGCAGCTCAATAATAATTGCTCGCCTCAGCTTCTGCAACTACCGATCTGCAGGAGACGCAACCCATCTATTCGAATTAACAATGATTCCACCACAGTTTTGGGGAGCCGTATTCGTACTTATATCAATAGCCACGGTTGGTTATACGGCGCTCGTTATAGCCGGGCTAGTTCCTGATTATTACTCCAATGTGGTTGGGGTTGTGGCCACGGTATATAGGTTTATTGCCAACGAAGTCACTTGA